TTCTACGGCTTCTGCTAATTGTTGTGATTCGTATGTGCGTGCATACCAACCATCTTGTGCTAAGAGCTCTTCATGGTTACCACGTTCAATAATATGACCGTCCTGCATGACTAAAATCAGATCTGCATGAACCACTGCTGAGAGACGGTGGGCAGAAATAATCGTTGTCTTATCCTGACGACTAGCCTTGAGATTTTCGATAATACTGTGTTCTGTCCGAGCATCAACCGCTGAAAGGGAATCATCCAAAATTAAGATATCAGGATCCAAAATCATGGCACGACTCATGGCAATTCGTTGCCTTTGACCACCCGATAGGGAAACGCCCTTTTCACCAATCAGGGTTTCAAAACCTTCTGGCATAGCCTTAATGTCATCATAAACATGAGACAACTGCGTGGCACGTTCAACCCTGTCAATATCTAAATTGATATCTCCGAAACGAACATTATTAATAATACTTGTTGCAAATAACATCTGATCTTGAGGTACATAACCTGTTAGTTGACGAAGATCTGAAAGATTGTAATCCTTAATATCGTGACCATCTAAAATGATTTGTCCATCTGTGACATCATGTTCACGAAGAAGCAACTTAATCAAGGTTGTTTTCCCAGATCCTGTCTGACCAACCAAACCAAGCGTTTGACCTTTTTTCAAGGTGAAATGAATATCTTCTAAAGTCGTATAAGAAGCATCATCATAATCAAAATGATTGATAGCAAAAGTGATGTCCCCATTTTGAATACTTGGCACTGGATTTTCAGGATTTTGAACATCTGATTCTTGATTTAGCAGGTTTTCGATACGATCGTAAGAGACTGTCCCGCGTTGGACCATGTTAAACAAGAAGCCAATCGCCATCAATGGCCACACCAACATATCAAGATAGGTAATAAAAGTCACTAAATTACCAACGGTAACTTGCCCTTTGGAGACCATAACTGATCCCATAACCAAGGTAAGGGTGTAGGATGCTCCAATAAACAAAAGAACGAGTGGATCAAAGAGAACATCGTATTTTTTAGTGTACATGTTCTTTTTAAAAGTCATGTCATTCGTCTCTTGAAAAGAGGCTAACTCTTGTTCTCGATAGCCAAAAGACTTAGTGACCTTAATACCAGAAACGCTCTCCTGAACCTTGTTATTAAGCTCTGAGAAAGCAGCCTGAGACTCTCCAAAAGCCTTGTGCGTTTTACGTCCAAGACGACTAGTCGCATAAGCCATAAACGGTAAAGGAATGATCGCTACTAAAGTCATTTGCCAGGAAATGCTTAAAAACATGGTCAAGAGGGTCACTGCTGCAGTGACTGAGGCATCCACTGCTGACATAACCCCACCACCAGCTAAGCGTGTTAAAGCATTGATATCATTAGTCGCATGAGCCATCAAATCACCAGTACGGTACTTCTGATAGAAAGAAGGTGACATACGAGTAAAGTGTTCAAATAAACGAGACCTCATGATTTGTCCCAAGCGGTAAGATGTCCCAAGAATGTACATCCGCCAAACGTAACGCAAAGCATACATACCGACCGCTGCTAAAACCAACAAGAATAACTGCCACAATAGCTCAGATTCTTGCAAACTCTGCCTTGTAATCCTATCAATCACTTTCCCCATAATCATCGGGGGAATAAGATTAAGCACTGATACCAACATCAAGGAAATAAT
The sequence above is drawn from the Streptococcus pluranimalium genome and encodes:
- a CDS encoding ABC transporter ATP-binding protein: MENREKKVKPKNILLRLGWFFKLERKAYVIGIISLMLVSVLNLIPPMIMGKVIDRITRQSLQESELLWQLFLLVLAAVGMYALRYVWRMYILGTSYRLGQIMRSRLFEHFTRMSPSFYQKYRTGDLMAHATNDINALTRLAGGGVMSAVDASVTAAVTLLTMFLSISWQMTLVAIIPLPFMAYATSRLGRKTHKAFGESQAAFSELNNKVQESVSGIKVTKSFGYREQELASFQETNDMTFKKNMYTKKYDVLFDPLVLLFIGASYTLTLVMGSVMVSKGQVTVGNLVTFITYLDMLVWPLMAIGFLFNMVQRGTVSYDRIENLLNQESDVQNPENPVPSIQNGDITFAINHFDYDDASYTTLEDIHFTLKKGQTLGLVGQTGSGKTTLIKLLLREHDVTDGQIILDGHDIKDYNLSDLRQLTGYVPQDQMLFATSIINNVRFGDINLDIDRVERATQLSHVYDDIKAMPEGFETLIGEKGVSLSGGQRQRIAMSRAMILDPDILILDDSLSAVDARTEHSIIENLKASRQDKTTIISAHRLSAVVHADLILVMQDGHIIERGNHEELLAQDGWYARTYESQQLAEAVEEEVGYDI